The genomic stretch GTTTGTATAATTTTCATATCTTGCTCTTTTTCACTCTCATGTTCTTCCTCACATTTTTCTACAATTTTTCCATTTTGCTCATTTTCCAGAATTCCCCCATCTTCTTCTTTGCCACTTTCTTGTTCATCTATGATGTCTCCATCTTGTATTTTTTCACTCTCACAGTCCTCTATCATTTTCCAATCCTGCATTTTTTCACTATTGTGTTCTTCCGGACTTTTCCCATCTTCATGTTTTACTACAATTTTCCCATCTTGTTCTTTTTCATTGTCAtgttctttttcacttttttctaCAATTTTTCCATCTTGCGCATTTTCTTGCACACATTTTTCCATACTTTtcacataatgtattttttcagtCTCAGATACTTCCATGCTTGTCCCATATTGTTCTTTGTCACTGTCAAATGCATCAACAATTTTCCTAtcttgtttttctttgcttCCATGTTCTtccattatttttctattttcccCACCTTGTTTCTGTTCACTCTCATGTTCTTCCTCACATATTTCTGTACTTTTACTATCTTGCTCATTTTCTTGCCCACATTCTTCCATCATTTTTTCAGTCTCAAATACTTCAATTTTTTCCCTATCTTGTTCATTATCATTGTCAAATACATCCACAATTTTTCCATCTTGCTCATGTCCTTCCATCATTTTTTCATTCTCGCATTCTTTCAAACTTTTCCCATCTTCCTCATGTTTTTCTGTAATTTCCCTATCGTGCTCATTTTCTAATGCATAATATTCTAACATAATTTTTGtatgttgtattttttcattCTCTTCTTCCTCACTAATTTTCCCATCTTGTTCTTTTCCACACTCACATTCTTCTAACATTTTCCCTTCTTGTTCTTTTCCACTGTCACGTTCTTCCAGCATTTTCTCACTTTGTCCTTTTCCACACTCATGTTCTTCCAACATTTTCCCATCTTGTTCTTTTCCAGTCTGACATTCTTCCAACATTTTCTCATCTTGTTCTTTTCCACTCTCACATTCCAACATTTTCTCATCTTGTTCTTTTCCAATCTCATGTTCTTCCAACATTTTCCCAtctttttcttttccactgTCACATTCTTCCAACATTTTCCCATCATCTTCTTTTCCACTCTCACTTTCCAACATTTTACCATCTTGTTGTTTTCCACTCTCATGTTCTTCCAACATTTTCCCAtctttttcttttccactgTCACATTCTTCCAACATTTTCCCATTATCTTCTTTTCCACTCTCACGTTCTTCCAGCATTTTCTCATCTAGTTCTTTTCCACAATTACATTCTTCCAACATTTTCCCATCTTGTTCGTTTCCACTCTCACGTTCTTCCAACATTTTccccttttgtttttttccactcTCACGTTCTTCCAACATTTTACCATCTTGTTCTTTTCCACTCTCATGTTCTTCCAATATTTTCCCATCTTGTTCTTTTTCACTCTCACTTTCGTCCAACATTTTCTCATCTTGTTCTTTTCCACTCTGACATTCCAacattttaccatatttttCTTTTCCACTGTCAGGTTCTTCCAACATTTTTCCCTCTTGTTCTTTTCTACTCTGACTTTCTTCTAACATTTTCTCGTCTTGTTCTTTTCCACTCTCACATTCCAACATTTTCCCATCTTTTTCTTTTCCACTCTCATGTTCTTCCAACAATTTCCTATCTTTTTCTTTTCCGCTGTCACATTCTTCCAACATTTTCCCATCTTGTTCTTTTCCACTCCCATGTTCTTCCAACATTTTCCCATCTTGTTCTTTTCCACTCTCACTTTCTTCCAACATTTTCTCATCTTGTTCTTTTCCACTCTGACATTCCAACATTTTACCATCTTGTTCTTTTCCACTTTCAGGTTCTTCCAACATTTTACTATCTTGTTCTTTTCCACTCTCACATTCCAACATTTTACCATCTTGTTCTTTTCCATTCTCATGTTCTTCCAACATTTTCTCATCTTGTTCTTTTCCACTCTGACATTCCAACATTTTACCATCTTGTTCTTTTCCACTTTCAGGTTCTTCCAACATTTTACCATCTTGTTCTTTTCCACTCTCACATTCCAACATTTTACCATCTTGTTCTTTTCCATTCTCATGTTCTTCCAACAATTTCTCATCTTGTTCTTTTCCACTCTCATGTTCTTCCAACATTTTACCATCTTGTTCTTTCCCACTCTCACATTTTTCCATCATTTTACCATTAAATTCTTTTTCAGTTTCATGTTTTTCCATAATCAGCCCATCAtgttcctcctcctcttctcgACCTCCCTTACCTTCTTCCTGACCCCTTTTCTCTCCATCACTCCCTGGCACATCTTTCCCCTCATCTTTAATCTCCCTTTCCTCATTCTCTTCCTCCACATCTTCCTCCTCAACCGTAGATATAACCGATGCCCGAGCAGTAAAATCTCCTTTCAATTCCAGGTCTTTCAGCATTCGTGGGGCAACAGGCAGTGCAGGAAGCGGTCTGAAGGGGGGCTCAGGTACCACAAGACATGATGGAGGAAGAGATGACATAAGGGTGTCTAAGGGGTCGACAAGTGTCTCAGGCTGGTTCACAGCCAATTCCGGTGAATTCTCAAAACCAGATGGAGGTGGAGGAAACTCATCCACCATCTCTGATTGATCTGTTTTGAGCTGCTCAGCAGTTGGTGGAGGTGGATAAAAGACCAGACTATCTAGTATTTCACCAATAGGACTTTCTGTTTCAGATTCAGTTGCAATAGTTGAAGGTGATGATTGAGTTTGGAGCCGTGGCGCAGGGTCAGCGGCAGTTACGGCACATGACTCCATTATCTTAGGTGAAGTTGGGTGGATCTGGCTTTTGATAGATAACGTTGCACCATTCTGCAATGAGGAAGCTGCAGTGTTAGTGAAAAGAGGTGGGCTCTGCGAAGTGGTAGTCGACTGAATGTAAGGAGATACCACTGATGATCTGTACGGGGATGCAGGTGTAGAAGAAGGTGATTCATTAAACCTGAAGATACTGTCCGTCTGACTGCGATGCAGTTGTCTATAGGGGCTCCTGActgcaaaaaaagagaaagagatttcaaaacaaatggcactaaaatatgaaaattacagttaaaaaacaaaacatgaacacTGTCATTATAATCAACAAATCTGTCAACATGTCAAGTGGCGCATTCAGTTACCGAGCACCCTGTTTCTAATTTTGTCATGCCAAATTTCTGAACACAGCCACATCtgatatgaaaacattttatttacaagtCAGATGTGTTAATTGATTACTATGAAATCACTATAAATTACCTAactggtaacattttacattaaGTTTTAGTTTGTTAGTCAATGCATTAATCAtgatataaatttaatataagtttttgattgttttatttttgaaagaagatgttcaccaaggctgcatttatttatttatttaaaaactgtaatattgtgaaattgtacttacaatttaaaataactgttttctatttttatatattttaaaatgtatttattcctgtgatgcaaagctgaattttcagcatcattactcagtgtcacatgatccttcagaaatcattctaacatgctgatttgtgctcaagaaacatttcttatattatcaatgttgaaaacaattgtgcagctttttgtggaaaccctgatacagtattttaggattctttattgtatagaaagtttaaaagaactttatttatttgatatattaaTCTTTTGGAATAATGTACAATTCTTTACttacttttgaccaatttaatgcatcataaaTGAAAAAACGTATTAATTTgccaatttaaaaaagaaatggactgcaaacttttgaacggtagtgtagaAATACTGTATGTAGAAACATTAGataataaattcaataaatgtATTGTTCCTTGTCATTTCATAATAGCTAATacaataactattttaaaacaTCTGATATTTACATCAAATCTGCTTGTGAttgcataaaaatacaaaattttttacaaaaagattttaaaataagttctcaaatgtaatacataatatatatatattttttgtgagcAGGTTATGCAGTAGCGAAACCGTTCTTGCCATTCAAGTAAATTGAAACACATGCCGGTTCTCTTTGTATTACACTTTACCTGGATTTGTTGAGCTGGGATTGGAATCTGTCTGGACACTTGTGGAGGACAGTTGTCTGAAAAACTCTCTGGGGTTTACAACACGCTGAGACACTAGAGCTGCTGCCTCCTGCTGGTCATAAATTGTATTACACCATGAAATTCACAGGCCACAAATTAAAAGGGAGGGTTTAGTGCAGGTTTAAGTTTGATTGACAGAACTCACTGCAGATTTTTCCTCTGATTCAGAGGGGAAATATCTAGCTCTCATTTCATCTTCTTCACGCTGCCTTTCCTGATGCTGTtgtgatataatatatatatatatatatatatatagattaacATTGAACAtatgcatgtaaacacacaaacaaaaacacagtctTCATACCCATTTTAATTTCTCTTGTTTGCGGGCCTCAGCCTCCATTTGGGCCTGTATTctcctataaaaaaaataaaaaaataaaaaaaaaggattaccTTTGGCACTTGGGAATTTTGTTCATGTATGTGTGAAAATATTTGACGGACCTCTGCTCCTTTATTTTCTGTTCCTTTTCATTCaacctcctctctctctccaccgCATCTCTCTTTTCCTGGAGcattcgctctctctctctctgtctcctgTCCTCTGCTGCCCTCCGCTGTTCTTCCTTTTTCCTTTCCTCCTCTTCtctctgtaaaaaaatatagtaaGAACCTGATCTCTGTCTGTTATTGTATTGCGTGCGACATTTGATTTTTACCTTTTGGAGAAAAAATTGGGTAAGCCTTGGACTTGCTTACACAAGTTAGTtatctttaattttattaaagggatagttcatccaaaaatgaaaattgtcattaattactcaccctcatgtcgttccaaacccgcaagacatgcgttcatcttcagaacacaaatctttttaattaaattggagaggtttctgtcccttttgagcaaaaaacactttccctccgttttcacagacaaggcttaaacctagtcccaaactaaaatgcatgtttgagctgaaagcatatcttaaaatatatcagtgccattgttttgtctcaagatgcacaccggtaatgtttttttctaaggcatgcttataaaagctacttaactgtcctaatttaactaaggcttaatcctggcttaatctaaaccctgtctgtgaaaccaggccataatttaccactttatttacaaaatattaatctacaATGCACATTCACTCAACAACATATGCTCTCGCATCAACACAGCacacatgcgtcgtggtgctctcgTAAACACTCGTtgtagattaatattttgtaaataaagtggtaaattatgttttttaggcaaacaaagcactcgtgtcACTGTATACAATTGAGTTTTAACCACTTgggtcacatggattactttaatgatgtctttactacctttctggggcttgaaaatggtagttgcgtagctgtccacaaagggacagaaagctcagatttcatcaaaaagatctttatttgtgtgttcccaagatgaacgaaagtcttatgggtttggaatgacatgagacagagtaattaatgacagaattttcatttttgggtgaacaaaccctttaaaaatatttatttttgaggtGTATTGGTAATGTCAGCATTTTTTGAGTATTGGTTAATtcttgtttatgtgtgtatatataaacacacacacaccataacATTCATAAATGATAATATCAAGCGTGTAAAGAATAATACACAacaatgaaaaagaaatgtaaaaactcACTCACTCCATACCTCTGCTTGTGCCCAGAAAGAATCTCTCTGGATTCTCTGGATCTCTGCGGCTGCGATTGTTCGCTTGTAATTAGTGCCCTGGAAATGGTGAGGAGTCAGTTTAATTTGTTTACCGTTTTCCCGATTTTAATAGAGTttaattgcaacttcatcattcaGGATTCGTAAAGCCCTCTCCCTTGTGGTACGAAATTGCCATTGTGTCATACCACAATCGCCTGTCTGTCTTCCATCCGGCGGCTGGGTCTCACTCTCGGCCCCTTCGTGACCACTGCAGCATTATGGGCCAGTGCACAGATCCTCTCTTCTGTGATTTCATCCAAAGTGCGGGCAGGAAGAAAGATGTGAACTTCCTGAAGCATCAGAAAGATAAAGATATCCATAGagaaaagatgtttttttgtctttatctttttatcatctttttaaagggttagttcacccaaaaatgaaaattctgtcattaattactcaccctcatgtcgttccaaacccacaagaccttcattcatcttcaaaacacaaattaagatatttttaataaaatctgatggccaagtgaggcctgcatttacagcaagttaattaacactttcagatgcccagaaagctactaaaaacatatttaaaacagttcatgtgagtacagtggttcaaccttaatgttatgaagcgacgaggatactttttttgcaccaaaaaaacaaagtaacgacTTTATgaaaatatctagtgatgggtgatttcaaaacactgcttcatgaagcttcgaagctttatgaatcttttgattcgaatcagtggttcagagcacgtatcaaactgccaaagtcacgtcccccagtggtgaatgattgaaatttcgaaacacttatgatgtaacaaagccttgtttactgaaatcacgtgactttggtagtttgagatcgtttgatacatgctccgaaccactgatttgaaacaaaagattcgtaaagcttcatgaagcagtgttttaaaatcacccgttactagatattgtcataaagtttttttggcgcacaaaaagtattctcgtcacttcataacattaaggttgaaccactgtagtcacatgaactgttttaaatatgtctttagtagcgtTTTGGgctttgaaagtgttaattgtcttgctggcaatggaggcctcactgagccatcggatttcatcaaaaatatgttaatttgtgttctgaagatgaacgaaggtct from Ctenopharyngodon idella isolate HZGC_01 chromosome 13, HZGC01, whole genome shotgun sequence encodes the following:
- the LOC127524496 gene encoding trichohyalin-like isoform X2, with product MKSMREVNLETYSLSLLTAKEDILNPRSSTNWALFAYDGIMNRLKLADSGVGGLKELSTKLHPRLPLYGMCRVGPAQPYIVMILWVGNEVDEYRRAECASHIPAIRAFFKEVHIFLPARTLDEITEERICALAHNAAVVTKGPRVRPSRRMEDRQAIVGTNYKRTIAAAEIQRIQRDSFWAQAEREEEERKKEEQRRAAEDRRQRERERMLQEKRDAVERERRLNEKEQKIKEQRRIQAQMEAEARKQEKLKWHQERQREEDEMRARYFPSESEEKSAEAAALVSQRVVNPREFFRQLSSTSVQTDSNPSSTNPVRSPYRQLHRSQTDSIFRFNESPSSTPASPYRSSVVSPYIQSTTTSQSPPLFTNTAASSLQNGATLSIKSQIHPTSPKIMESCAVTAADPAPRLQTQSSPSTIATESETESPIGEILDSLVFYPPPPTAEQLKTDQSEMVDEFPPPPSGFENSPELAVNQPETLVDPLDTLMSSLPPSCLVVPEPPFRPLPALPVAPRMLKDLELKGDFTARASVISTVEEEDVEEENEEREIKDEGKDVPGSDGEKRGQEEGKGGREEEEEHDGLIMEKHETEKEFNGKMMEKCESGKEQDGKMLEEHESGKEQDEKLLEEHENGKEQDGKMLECESGKEQDGKMLEEPESGKEQDGKMLECQSGKEQDEKMLEEHENGKEQDGKMLECESGKEQDSKMLEEPESGKEQDGKMLECQSGKEQDEKMLEESESGKEQDGKMLEEHGSGKEQDGKMLEECDSGKEKDRKLLEEHESGKEKDGKMLECESGKEQDEKMLEESQSRKEQEGKMLEEPDSGKEKYGKMLECQSGKEQDEKMLDESESEKEQDGKILEEHESGKEQDGKMLEERESGKKQKGKMLEERESGNEQDGKMLEECNCGKELDEKMLEERESGKEDNGKMLEECDSGKEKDGKMLEEHESGKQQDGKMLESESGKEDDGKMLEECDSGKEKDGKMLEEHEIGKEQDEKMLECESGKEQDEKMLEECQTGKEQDGKMLEEHECGKGQSEKMLEERDSGKEQEGKMLEECECGKEQDGKISEEEENEKIQHTKIMLEYYALENEHDREITEKHEEDGKSLKECENEKMMEGHEQDGKIVDVFDNDNEQDREKIEVFETEKMMEECGQENEQDSKSTEICEEEHESEQKQGGENRKIMEEHGSKEKQDRKIVDAFDSDKEQYGTSMEVSETEKIHYVKSMEKCVQENAQDGKIVEKSEKEHDNEKEQDGKIVVKHEDGKSPEEHNSEKMQDWKMIEDCESEKIQDGDIIDEQESGKEEDGGILENEQNGKIVEKCEEEHESEKEQDMKIIQTNDCEEQDGRRSEERDWKIMEELESEKIQNAKMKLEYMGEKEQDCKIGERHEDEKSLEEHKSEKEQDWKMTEDYESEKIQYGNIMEEHESEKGQDGMTENRQIQDNEGMSCVDVDRTVNVTVLRKDESYPEIIKRDEATEEGVEQVKSDKVNEKEEMNTPLIQTEESSADTLFSQHSPLVPESHATEPSQYNDISTPESISTTQDKNEPQTSSSHQINLPTIQVESDLSNLSNQRDSEDMKEKTSESVDSHSSSKNSPDAEQGLNKETHVTVKDEQTDAEMLKEVNILDGSNDLVEGINAECKTSPISENQARIGQPDEKEGLVPVSNFLQDPDTAVNLKHCITHQLDPTNDLSDVEEGEEAISLIFRDRDVEQNLKCDSDPYQENEDIKHQFPQKCKTITKTPSDTRNDKTADEK
- the LOC127524496 gene encoding trichohyalin-like isoform X4 encodes the protein MKSMREVNLETYSLSLLTAKEDILNPRSSTNWALFAYDGIMNRLKLADSGVGGLKELSTKLHPRLPLYGMCRVGPAQPYIVMILWVGNEVDEYRRAECASHIPAIRAFFKEVHIFLPARTLDEITEERICALAHNAAVVTKGPRVRPSRRMEDRQAIVGTNYKRTIAAAEIQRIQRDSFWAQAEREEEERKKEEQRRAAEDRRQRERERMLQEKRDAVERERRLNEKEQKIKEQRRIQAQMEAEARKQEKLKWHQERQREEDEMRARYFPSESEEKSAQEAAALVSQRVVNPREFFRQLSSTSVQTDSNPSSTNPVRSPYRQLHRSQTDSIFRFNESPSSTPASPYRSSVVSPYIQSTTTSQSPPLFTNTAASSLQNGATLSIKSQIHPTSPKIMESCAVTAADPAPRLQTQSSPSTIATESETESPIGEILDSLVFYPPPPTAEQLKTDQSEMVDEFPPPPSGFENSPELAVNQPETLVDPLDTLMSSLPPSCLVVPEPPFRPLPALPVAPRMLKDLELKGDFTARASVISTVEEEDVEEENEEREIKDEGKDVPGSDGEKRGQEEGKGGREEEEEHDGLIMEKHETEKEFNGKMMEKCESGKEQDGKMLEEHESGKEQDEKLLEEHENGKEQDGKMLECESGKEQDGKMLEEPESGKEQDGKMLECQSGKEQDEKMLEEHENGKEQDGKMLECESGKEQDSKMLEEPESGKEQDGKMLECQSGKEQDEKMLEESESGKEQDGKMLEEHGSGKEQDGKMLEECDSGKEKDRKLLEEHESGKEKDGKMLECESGKEQDEKMLEESQSRKEQEGKMLEEPDSGKEKYGKMLECQSGKEQDEKMLDESESEKEQDGKILEEHESGKEQDGKMLEERESGKKQKGKMLEERESGNEQDGKMLEECNCGKELDEKMLEERESGKEDNGKMLEECDSGKEKDGKMLEEHESGKQQDGKMLESESGKEDDGKMLEECDSGKEKDGKMLEEHEIGKEQDEKMLECESGKEQDEKMLEECQTGKEQDGKMLEEHECGKGQSEKMLEERDSGKEQEGKMLEECECGKEQDGKISEEEENEKIQHTKIMLEYYALENEHDREITEKHEEDGKSLKECENEKMMEGHEQDGKIVDVFDNDNEQDREKIEVFETEKMMEECGQENEQDSKSTEICEEEHESEQKQGGENRKIMEEHGSKEKQDRKIVDAFDSDKEQYGTSMEVSETEKIHYVKSMEKCVQENAQDGKIVEKSEKEHDNEKEQDGKIVVKHEDGKSPEEHNSEKMQDWKMIEDCESEKIQDGDIIDEQESGKEEDGGILENEQNGKIVEKCEEEHESEKEQDMKIIQTNDCEEQDGRRSEERDWKIMEELESEKIQNAKMKLEYMGEKEQDCKIGERHEDEKSLEEHKSEKEQDWKMTEDYESEKIQYGNIMEEHESEKGQDGMTENRQIQDNEGMSCVDVDRTVNVTVLRKDESYPEIIKRDEATEEGVEQVKSDKVNEKEEMNTPLIQTEESSADTLFSQHSPLVPESHATEPSQYNDISTPESISTTQDKNEPQTSSSHQINLPTIQVESDLSNLSNQRDSEDMKEKTSESVDSHSSSKNSPDAEQGLNKETHVTVKDEQTDAEMLKEVNILDGSNDLVEGINAECKTSPISENQARIGQPDEKEGLVPVSNFLQDPGDTMGTVYQS
- the LOC127524496 gene encoding trichohyalin-like isoform X1, whose product is MKSMREVNLETYSLSLLTAKEDILNPRSSTNWALFAYDGIMNRLKLADSGVGGLKELSTKLHPRLPLYGMCRVGPAQPYIVMILWVGNEVDEYRRAECASHIPAIRAFFKEVHIFLPARTLDEITEERICALAHNAAVVTKGPRVRPSRRMEDRQAIVGTNYKRTIAAAEIQRIQRDSFWAQAEREEEERKKEEQRRAAEDRRQRERERMLQEKRDAVERERRLNEKEQKIKEQRRIQAQMEAEARKQEKLKWHQERQREEDEMRARYFPSESEEKSAQEAAALVSQRVVNPREFFRQLSSTSVQTDSNPSSTNPVRSPYRQLHRSQTDSIFRFNESPSSTPASPYRSSVVSPYIQSTTTSQSPPLFTNTAASSLQNGATLSIKSQIHPTSPKIMESCAVTAADPAPRLQTQSSPSTIATESETESPIGEILDSLVFYPPPPTAEQLKTDQSEMVDEFPPPPSGFENSPELAVNQPETLVDPLDTLMSSLPPSCLVVPEPPFRPLPALPVAPRMLKDLELKGDFTARASVISTVEEEDVEEENEEREIKDEGKDVPGSDGEKRGQEEGKGGREEEEEHDGLIMEKHETEKEFNGKMMEKCESGKEQDGKMLEEHESGKEQDEKLLEEHENGKEQDGKMLECESGKEQDGKMLEEPESGKEQDGKMLECQSGKEQDEKMLEEHENGKEQDGKMLECESGKEQDSKMLEEPESGKEQDGKMLECQSGKEQDEKMLEESESGKEQDGKMLEEHGSGKEQDGKMLEECDSGKEKDRKLLEEHESGKEKDGKMLECESGKEQDEKMLEESQSRKEQEGKMLEEPDSGKEKYGKMLECQSGKEQDEKMLDESESEKEQDGKILEEHESGKEQDGKMLEERESGKKQKGKMLEERESGNEQDGKMLEECNCGKELDEKMLEERESGKEDNGKMLEECDSGKEKDGKMLEEHESGKQQDGKMLESESGKEDDGKMLEECDSGKEKDGKMLEEHEIGKEQDEKMLECESGKEQDEKMLEECQTGKEQDGKMLEEHECGKGQSEKMLEERDSGKEQEGKMLEECECGKEQDGKISEEEENEKIQHTKIMLEYYALENEHDREITEKHEEDGKSLKECENEKMMEGHEQDGKIVDVFDNDNEQDREKIEVFETEKMMEECGQENEQDSKSTEICEEEHESEQKQGGENRKIMEEHGSKEKQDRKIVDAFDSDKEQYGTSMEVSETEKIHYVKSMEKCVQENAQDGKIVEKSEKEHDNEKEQDGKIVVKHEDGKSPEEHNSEKMQDWKMIEDCESEKIQDGDIIDEQESGKEEDGGILENEQNGKIVEKCEEEHESEKEQDMKIIQTNDCEEQDGRRSEERDWKIMEELESEKIQNAKMKLEYMGEKEQDCKIGERHEDEKSLEEHKSEKEQDWKMTEDYESEKIQYGNIMEEHESEKGQDGMTENRQIQDNEGMSCVDVDRTVNVTVLRKDESYPEIIKRDEATEEGVEQVKSDKVNEKEEMNTPLIQTEESSADTLFSQHSPLVPESHATEPSQYNDISTPESISTTQDKNEPQTSSSHQINLPTIQVESDLSNLSNQRDSEDMKEKTSESVDSHSSSKNSPDAEQGLNKETHVTVKDEQTDAEMLKEVNILDGSNDLVEGINAECKTSPISENQARIGQPDEKEGLVPVSNFLQDPDTAVNLKHCITHQLDPTNDLSDVEEGEEAISLIFRDRDVEQNLKCDSDPYQENEDIKHQFPQKCKTITKTPSDTRNDKTADEK
- the LOC127524496 gene encoding trichohyalin-like isoform X3, with protein sequence MKSMREVNLETYSLSLLTAKEDILNPRSSTNWALFAYDGIMNRLKLADSGVGGLKELSTKLHPRLPLYGMCRVGPAQPYIVMILWEVHIFLPARTLDEITEERICALAHNAAVVTKGPRVRPSRRMEDRQAIVGTNYKRTIAAAEIQRIQRDSFWAQAEREEEERKKEEQRRAAEDRRQRERERMLQEKRDAVERERRLNEKEQKIKEQRRIQAQMEAEARKQEKLKWHQERQREEDEMRARYFPSESEEKSAQEAAALVSQRVVNPREFFRQLSSTSVQTDSNPSSTNPVRSPYRQLHRSQTDSIFRFNESPSSTPASPYRSSVVSPYIQSTTTSQSPPLFTNTAASSLQNGATLSIKSQIHPTSPKIMESCAVTAADPAPRLQTQSSPSTIATESETESPIGEILDSLVFYPPPPTAEQLKTDQSEMVDEFPPPPSGFENSPELAVNQPETLVDPLDTLMSSLPPSCLVVPEPPFRPLPALPVAPRMLKDLELKGDFTARASVISTVEEEDVEEENEEREIKDEGKDVPGSDGEKRGQEEGKGGREEEEEHDGLIMEKHETEKEFNGKMMEKCESGKEQDGKMLEEHESGKEQDEKLLEEHENGKEQDGKMLECESGKEQDGKMLEEPESGKEQDGKMLECQSGKEQDEKMLEEHENGKEQDGKMLECESGKEQDSKMLEEPESGKEQDGKMLECQSGKEQDEKMLEESESGKEQDGKMLEEHGSGKEQDGKMLEECDSGKEKDRKLLEEHESGKEKDGKMLECESGKEQDEKMLEESQSRKEQEGKMLEEPDSGKEKYGKMLECQSGKEQDEKMLDESESEKEQDGKILEEHESGKEQDGKMLEERESGKKQKGKMLEERESGNEQDGKMLEECNCGKELDEKMLEERESGKEDNGKMLEECDSGKEKDGKMLEEHESGKQQDGKMLESESGKEDDGKMLEECDSGKEKDGKMLEEHEIGKEQDEKMLECESGKEQDEKMLEECQTGKEQDGKMLEEHECGKGQSEKMLEERDSGKEQEGKMLEECECGKEQDGKISEEEENEKIQHTKIMLEYYALENEHDREITEKHEEDGKSLKECENEKMMEGHEQDGKIVDVFDNDNEQDREKIEVFETEKMMEECGQENEQDSKSTEICEEEHESEQKQGGENRKIMEEHGSKEKQDRKIVDAFDSDKEQYGTSMEVSETEKIHYVKSMEKCVQENAQDGKIVEKSEKEHDNEKEQDGKIVVKHEDGKSPEEHNSEKMQDWKMIEDCESEKIQDGDIIDEQESGKEEDGGILENEQNGKIVEKCEEEHESEKEQDMKIIQTNDCEEQDGRRSEERDWKIMEELESEKIQNAKMKLEYMGEKEQDCKIGERHEDEKSLEEHKSEKEQDWKMTEDYESEKIQYGNIMEEHESEKGQDGMTENRQIQDNEGMSCVDVDRTVNVTVLRKDESYPEIIKRDEATEEGVEQVKSDKVNEKEEMNTPLIQTEESSADTLFSQHSPLVPESHATEPSQYNDISTPESISTTQDKNEPQTSSSHQINLPTIQVESDLSNLSNQRDSEDMKEKTSESVDSHSSSKNSPDAEQGLNKETHVTVKDEQTDAEMLKEVNILDGSNDLVEGINAECKTSPISENQARIGQPDEKEGLVPVSNFLQDPDTAVNLKHCITHQLDPTNDLSDVEEGEEAISLIFRDRDVEQNLKCDSDPYQENEDIKHQFPQKCKTITKTPSDTRNDKTADEK